A region from the Rosa rugosa chromosome 6, drRosRugo1.1, whole genome shotgun sequence genome encodes:
- the LOC133714450 gene encoding uncharacterized protein LOC133714450: protein MEAFYYLVFGVLAVVVAGAELSKSNKDRINTSSAFNSFKNNYLVIYSLMMAGDWLQGPYVYYLYTTYGFGKGEIGQLFIAGFGSSMLFGTIVGSLADKQGRKRACITYCITYILSCITKHSPHYNVLMLGRILGGIATSLLFSAFESWLVAEHNKRGFEPQWLSVTFSKAIFLGNGVVAILAGLLGNTLVDTLALGPVAPFDAASCFLTIGMFVILFTWSENYGDPSESKDLFTQFRGAAVAIASDEKIALLGAIQSLFEGSMYTFVFLWTPALSPNDEDIPHGFIFSTFMLSSMLGSSLASRLMARQSPRVESYMQIVFAISATSLLLPIVTSFLVTPAGTKGGSISFAGCIQLLGFCAFEACVGLFWPSIMKMRSQYIPEEARSTIMNFFRIPLNIFVCIVLYNVDAFPMTVMFGMCSIFLFVACFLQRRLMAISDKPKTEDWVGMKDRDTEAEPLNL, encoded by the exons ATGGAGGCCTTCTACTACCTCGTCTTCGGAGTACTGGCGGTGGTCGTCGCCGGCGCCGAGCTCAGCAAAAGCAACAAGGACCGAATCAACACCTCCTCGGCTTTCAATTCCTTCAAGAACAATTACCTCGTCATTTACTCGCTCATGATGG CTGGGGACTGGTTGCAGGGTCCTTATGTCTACTACCTTTATACTACATATGGATTTGGAAAGGGCGAGATTGGACAGCTTTTCATTGCTGGCTTTGGCTCCTCCATGTTGTTTGGAACGATTGTTGGATCTCTGGCAGACAAACA GGGTCGAAAGAGGGCATGCATCACTTATTGTATTACTTACATACTGAGCTGCATCACCAAACATTCTCCTCACTATAATGTCTTGATGTTGGGCCGTATTTTGGGAGGTATCGCCACATCACTTCTCTTTTCAGCGTTTGAGTCATGGCTTGTTGCTGAACACAACAAG AGGGGTTTTGAACCACAATGGTTGTCAGTAACATTCTCAAAGGCAATATTTCTTGGTAATGGTGTTGTTGCTATCTTGGCTGGGTTGCTTGGAAATACGCTTGTTGATACATTGGCTCTTGGGCCTGTTGCACCGTTCGATGCTGCTTCGTGCTTTCTTACAATTGGAATGTTCGTCATTTTATTCACATGGTCCGAGAATTATGGAGATCCTTCAGAAAGCAAAGACTTGTTTACCCAATTCCGCGGTGCTGCTGTGGCTATTGCTTCTG ATGAGAAAATTGCATTACTGGGTGCAATACAGTCTCTGTTTGAAGGATCAATGTATACGTTTGTGTTCCTCTGGACTCCTGCTTTGAGCCCAAATGATGAAGACATTCCACATGGTTTTATCTTCTCAACATTCATGTTGTCTTCAATGCTTGGAAGTTCCCTTGCATCTCGGTTGATGGCTCGCCAATCACCTAGAGTAGAGAGCTATATGCAGATTGTCTTTGCCATTTCAGCTACCTCTCTCCTACTTCCCATTGTGACCAGC TTCTTGGTAACACCTGCCGGCACAAAAGGAGGGAGCATCTCGTTTGCAGGCTGTATCCAGCTTCTTGGATTCTGTGCCTTTGAGGCTTGTGTTGGACTATTCTGGCCATCAATTATGAAGATGAGGTCCCAATACATACCTGAGGAGGCCAGGAGCACCATCATGAACTTCTTCCGTATTCCACTTAATATTTTTGTCTGCATTGTGCTGTACAAT GTTGATGCATTCCCCATGACTGTTATGTTCGGGATGTGCTCCATTTTCCTCTTTGTCGCATGTTTCTTGCAGAGGCGCCTCATGGCAATTTCAGACAAGCCTA AGACAGAAGATTGGGTAGGAATGAAAGATAGGGACACCGAGGCAGAGCCATTAAACCTTTGA
- the LOC133714309 gene encoding rhodanese-like domain-containing protein 14, chloroplastic: MASLTSISLHSSSLLGFASKHDHTSCWFTVRSVRSTRQGLSSQTVPRGLKIRSAATKQAKTPAEEDWKIKRELLLQKKVRSVDAKEALRLQKENNFVILDVRPVAEFKEAHPPNAVNVQIYRLIKEWTAWDIARRAAFAFFGIFAGTEENPEFIQTVESKIDKKAKIIVACASGGTMRPTQNLPEGQQSRSLIAAYLLVLNGYTNVFHLEGGLYSWFKEGLPVESKEEEEEE; encoded by the exons ATGGCTTCTCTTACTTCAATCAGCCTACACTCATCTTCACTATTGGGATTTGCTTCTAAACATGATCATACTTCTTGCTGGTTTACAGTGAGATCAGTAAGATCCACAAGGCAAGGATTGTCATCGCAGACCGTCCCACGGGGCCTGAAAATTCGAAGTGCAGCAACAAAACAAGCCAAAACACCAG CTGAAGAGGATTGGAAGATTAAGAGGGAACTCCTGCTACAGAAGAAG GTAAGAAGTGTGGATGCAAAAGAAGCTCTGCGGCTTCAGAAAGAAAACAACTTCGTGATTCTTGACGTACGGCCTGTAGCAGAGTTTAAAGAG GCTCATCCGCCGAACGCTGTCAATGTGCAAATTTACAGGCTTATAAAGGAGTGGACAGCTTGGGATATAGCTAGGCGAGCTGCATTTGCATTTTTCGGCATTTTTGCGGGCACAGAAGAGAACCCTGAGTTCATCCAAA CTGTGGAATCAAAGATAGATAAGAAGGCAAAGATAATAGTGGCTTGTGCATCTGGGGGTACAATGAGACCAACCCAGAATCTACCAGAAGGTCAACAATCAAG ATCACTGATAGCAGCCTACTTACTTGTCCTCAACGGTTATACCAATGTGTTCCACTTAGAAGGCGGACTTTACTCGTGGTTCAAAGAGGGACTGCCGGTAgaatcaaaagaagaagaagaagaagagtga
- the LOC133714307 gene encoding vacuolar protein sorting-associated protein 26A: MNYIIGAFKPSCNISITFSDAKTRKQVPLKKEGGQAVSVPLFQSQENISGKISIEPIQGKKVEHNGVKVELLGQIEMYFDRGNFYDFTSLVRELDVPGEIYERKTYPFEFSTVEMPYETYNGVNVRLRYVLKVTVSRGYGGSIVEYQDFVVRNYTPTPSINNSIKMEVGIEDCLHIEFEYNKSKYHLKDVIIGKIYFLLVRIKIKNMDLEIRRRESTGSGPNTHVETETLAKFELMDGAPVRGESIPIRLFLSPYELTPTHRNINNKFSVKYYLNLVLVDEEDRRYFKQQEITIYRLQETS, from the exons ATG AATTACATAATTGGAGCATTCAAACCATCTTGCAACATTTCAATCACATTTTCTGATGCAAAAACTCGCAAGCAG GTTCCATTAAAGAAGGAAGGTGGTCAAGCAGTATCCGTCCCACTCTTTCAAAGTCAAGAAAACATTTCTGGGAAG ATTTCTATTGAACCAATTCAAGGGAAAAAGGTTGAACACAATGGAGTGAAAGTTGAGCTCCTTGGTCAAATAG AGATGTACTTTGACAGAGGCAACTTTTATGACTTTACTTCCCTTG TTCGTGAACTTGATGTTCCTGGAGAGATATATGAAAGGAAGACATATCCTTTTGAGTTTTCTACAGTTGAAATGCCTTATGAGACTTACAATGGTGTCAATGTGAGGCTTAG GTATGTTCTGAAAGTCACAGTTAGTCGTGGTTATGGTGGTAGCATAGTGGAATACCAAGATTTTGTg GTTCGCAACTATACCCCAACCCCATCTATCAACAATAGCATCAAG ATGGAAGTGGGAATTGAGGATTGTCTGCACATTGAGTTCGAGTATAACAAGAGCAA GTACCACCTGAAAGATGTTATTATTGGCAAGATATATTTTCTTCTAGTAAGAATCAAGATAAAGAATATGGATCTGGAGATCAGGCGTCGAGAGTCAACAGGGTCGGGGCCCAATACCCATGTTGAGACAGAGACACTTGCTAAGTTTGAATTAATGGATGGTGCTCCAGTCAGAG GTGAATCTATTCCCATTAGACTTTTTCTTAGCCCTTATGAACTGACACCTACACATCGCAACATCAACAATAAATTCAGCGTGAAGTATTATTTGAATCTTGTTTTGGTTGATGAGGAGGACCGACGATATTTCAAACAGCAAGAGATCACCATATACAGGCTTCAAGAGACTTCATGA
- the LOC133714306 gene encoding uncharacterized protein LOC133714306 — protein MDGCDLVLSTGRAPFWASEKCRKEPRKVLKGWTFEMGERNRNGKRPAVCEESKGFCLRIQSREDLKDGKKELPPAAVRKYGDQMADHIFLKVPNGGKHWKIELRTSPRRDRMWLEKGWEEFASFYLLDQGDLATFSSEGEHAHFQIRIFSWDDMEIYYPIRGGGLDVSGPKRKETRVEAEAEARAISISPRSSADEHQYDISKVSSFRSDKPCLNVQITATSLTNRVFINPEFALEHFCKEGSCCDLSLQNTLGDRIWTVQCISYTISDGRMRTVISGAGWKSFRQDNHLEEGDVLVLELIEERRCRVSIIRAQK, from the exons ATGGACGGTTGTGATTTGGTGTTGAGTACAGGTAGGGCCCCATTTTGGGCTTCTGAAAAATGCAGAAAAGAACCCAGAAAGGTTTTGAAAGGTTGGACCTTTGAGATGGGGGAGAGGAACCGAAATGGAAAACGACCCGCCGTTTGTGAGGAGTCTAAGGGGTTCTGCTTGAGGATTCAGAGTCGTGAGGATCTCAAAGATGGGAAGAAG GAACTTCCTCCGGCAGCTGTGAGGAAGTATGGAGATCAAATGGCAGACCATATATTCCTGAAGGTTCCCAATGGTGGAAAACATTGGAAAATAGAATTGAGAACATCACCTCGTCGTGACCGGATGTGGTTAGAAAAGGGATGGGAAGAGTTTGCTAGCTTTTATTTACTGGACCAAGGCGACTTGGCAACCTTCAGCTCTGAAGGTGAACATGCCCATTTCCAAATACGCATCTTTAGTTGGGACGATATGGAAATATATTACCCTATTCGTGGAGGAG GACTTGATGTCAGCGGACCAAAAAGGAAAGAAACTAGAGTTGAAGCTGAAGCTGAAGCTAGAGCCATTTCAATTTCCCCCAGATCCTCTGCTGATGAACACCAATATGATATTTCCAAAGTGAGCAGTTTCAGATCTGACAAGCCATGTCTTAATGTCCAAATCACAGCTACATCCTTAACCAATCGTGTG TTCATAAATCCAGAATTTGCGTTGGAACATTTCTGTAAAGAAGGCTCTTGTTGTGACTTGTCCTTACAGAATACTCTAGGTGACAGGATTTGGACGGTTCAGTGCATTTCTTACACAATAAGTGATGGAAGAATGCGAACAGTAATATCAGGAGCTGGTTGGAAATCCTTTAGGCAGGACAATCATCTAGAAGAGGGTGACGTCCTAGTGTTGGAGTTGATAGAGGAACGTAGGTGCAGAGTTTCGATAATCCGGGCGCAAAAGTGA